DNA sequence from the Lysobacter silvisoli genome:
CAGCACGCTCAGGATCAGGTCGTCCACCTGCAGGCCGCAGCGCTGCACGCACTTGCTGATGTTGGCCGCGGCCGACTGCGCGCACACCACCAGGTGCGCGTGCACCTCCAGGCGCACGCCGGTCATGCCGACCGGATTGCGGATGCCTTCCTGCGAATCGTCCAGCACGTAGTCGCGCGGGATCGCGTGCAGGATCTTCTGGTCGGCCGGGATCGCCACCGCCTTGGCCGCTTCCAGCACCCGGTCCAGGTCGCCGTAGGTGACCTCGCCGTCGCGGATCGGGGCGATGCCCTGCGAGTTGCGGCACTGCACGTGGTTGCCCGAGATCGAGGCGTAGACCGAGCGGATCTCGCAGCCGGCCATCAGCTCGGCCTCCTCGATCGCGCGCTGGATCGATTGCACAGTCGACTCGATATCGACGACCACGCCGCGCTTGAGCCCGCGCGATTCGTGCGAGCCGATGCCGATGACCTCGATCGGGTTGCCCGGCGAGTACTCGCCTACCAGGGCCACCACCTTCGAGGTGCCGATGTCGAGACCGACGATCAGCGATTTGTCGCCTTTGCGATTCATGACTGTTCCTGCTGCTGTTGCGTCGCCGCCGCGGGTGCCGTCGCCGGCGCCCAGGACAGCGCGAATCCATTGGTGTAACGAAGGTCGGCGCGGGCCAGGATCTGCACCCGCTGCGCCAGCAGGCGCGGCATCAGCCGCACGAACCGGCCCAGCCGCGCGCGCGCCTGCTCGCGGCCCACCACCACCTCGGTGCCGCCCGGCGCGGCGCCGTTGACCAGGCCCAGCGTGCAACTGCCGCGCTGGTCGATCTCCACCCGCTGCACTTCCATTCCGATCGGCGCGAACATCGCGCGCGATTCGTTGTACATCGCCACCACCTCGCCCACCCGCGCGTCGGGGCCGGCGAACTGCGGCAGGCCCTTGGGCACTTCGATGCCCTTGGCCGGGAACAGCCGGCCCTGCTCGGACAGCAGGCGGTCGGCGCCCCAGCGCGCGATCGGGCGGTGCTCGACCACGCGCACTTCCAGCACGTCCGGCCAGCGCTTGCGCACCTCGGCGTGCTCGACCCAGGGCAGTTTGGCCACCGCGTCCTGGGCCGTGGCCAGGTCCACGGCGAAGAAGCCACGCTGGGCGTAAGGCAGCAGCGTGCGCCGCAGCAGCGCCTCGTCGACCCGATCGAACTGCCCGGTCACGCGCAGCTTGCGCAGCGGCCACTGGCCGGCGCCGATCCAGCCGTTGAGCACGGCGACCACCGGCAGCGCGACCAGCGCCAGCGCGAGCAGCCAACCGATGAGGCGCAGCATGGCGTTCACGCCGTCGCGCCTCCTTGCACGGTCGCTTCCAGCACGCGCCAGCACAGCTCGTCGTACTCGATGCCGACCTGGCGCGCGGCCTTGGGTACCAGCGAGTGGCTGGTCATGCCCGGCGCGGTGTTGACCTCGATCAGGTACAGCTGGCCGCTGTCGCGGTCGCGCATCACGTCCACGCGGCCCCAGCCCTTGCAGCCGGCGGCGACGAAGGCGCGCATGGCGAAATCGCGGATGCGCGCCTCGTCCTCGCCTTCCAGACCGGGGCACAGGTACTGGGTGTCGTCGGCGATGTACTTGGCGTGATAGTCGTACCACTCGCCCTTGGGCACGATCCGGATCGACGGCAGCGCGGTGTAGCCCTCGCCGTTGATCAGCACGGCCACGGTCAGCTCGTCGCCGATCACCATCTGCTCCATCAGCATTTCGCCGGGATAGCGCGCGGCCAGGTCCACGGCCTCGTCGATGTCGGCGTCCTTGAGCACCCGCGACACGCCCACGCTGGAGCCTTCGCTGGAGGGCTTGATGATCACCGGCAGGCCGATCTTCTGCGCCGCGGCGTGCACGTCCTCGCCCTTGGCGATGCGCTGGTAGCGCGGCGTGGGCAGGCCTTCGGCCAGCCACACCTGCTTGGTCCGGATCTTGTCCATGGCCAGGGCCGAGCCGAGCACGTCCGAGCCGGTGTAGGGCACGCCCAGGGCCTCCAGCACGCCCTGCAGCACGCCGTCTTCGCCGCCGCCCTTGTTGCCGTGCAGGATGTTGAACACGCGGTCGACGCGGCCGGACTGGATCGCCTCGATCAGCGCGGGAATGCCGTCCACCGCGAAGGCTTCCACGCCGCGCGAGCGCAGCGCCTCGAGCACGCCGCGGCCGGAATCCAGCGACACCTCGCGCTCGGCGCTGGTGCCGCCCATGAGCACGGCGACGCGGCCGAACACGGCCGGATCGGTGACGCGGAGCGGAGCGAACTGCAGACTCACTTGGGTTCTCCCTGGAAACCTTGGCTGGCGATCTGCTGCGCGGCGTGGCCGATGTCGCCGGCCCCCATCATCAGCAGCAGGTCGCCGTCGTTGAGCACGTCGGGCAGCACGCCCGACAGTTCGCCGGCGCCGCCGACCACCACCGGATCGATGCGGCCGCGCGCGCGGATCGCGCGCGCCAGCGACTTGGCGTCGGCACCGGCGATCGGCGCCTCGCCGGCCGGGTAGACCTCGGTCAGCACCAGCGCGTCCACCGACGACAGCACCGCGGCGAATTCGTCGAACAGATCGCGTGTGCGGCTGTAGCGGTGCGGCTGGAACGCCACCACCAGGCGCTTGTCCGGCCAGCCGCCGCGGGCGGCGGCGAACACGGCTTCCAGCTCCTTGGGGTGGTGGCCGTAGTCGTCGACCAGCTGCACGGTCGCGCCCTTGGCGGTGCGCAGCTGCGCGAGCAGGTTGAAACGGCGGCCGATGCCGGCGAAGTTCTGCAGCGCGCGCGCGATCGCCTCAGGCTGCACGCCCAGCTGCCAGCCCACCGCGGCCGCGGCCAGCGCGTTCTGTACGTTGTGCCGGCCCGGCAACGCCAGGGTCACCGCGGTGCGGGTGGCGTCGGGCAAGCACAAGGTGAAGCGCATGTGGCCGCCGTGCTGCTCCACGTCCTCGGCGCGCACGTCGGCGGCGGCGTCGAAACCGTAAGTCATCACGTGGCGCGGCGTTTCGGCGGCCAGCGCGGCGACCTTGGGATCGTCGATGCACAGCACCGCCAGGCCGTAGAACGGCAGCCGGTGCAGGAATTCCTCGAACGCCGCCTGGACCTTGGCGAAGTCGCCGCCGTAGTTTTCCAGATGGTCGGCGTCGATGTTGGTGACGATGGCGATCTGCGGATTCAGGCGCAGGAAGCTGCCGTCGCTCTCGTCGGCCTCGGCCACCAGCCACTGGCCGCCGCCCAGGCGCGCGTTGGCGCCGGCGGCGAGCAACTGCCCGCCGATGACGAAGGTCGGGTCGATGCCGCCCTCGCCCAGCACGCTGGCGGCCAGCGAGGTGGTGGTGGTCTTGCCGTGGGTGCCGGCCACAGCGATGCCGCGGCGGAAGCGCATCAGCTCGGCCAGCATCTCCGCGCGCGGCACCACCGGAATGCGCTGCGCGCGCGCTTCCATCAGCTCGGGGTTGTCGCGCTTGATCGCCGACGACACCACCACGCAGTCGCTGCCCAGCACGTTGGCCGCGGCGTGGCCGCGGTGCACCGCGATGCCCAGCGAGGCCAGCCGGCGGGTGACCGCGTTGTCGGCCATGTCCGAACCGGAGACCTGGTAGCCCAGGGTGCACATGACCTCGGCGATGCCGCTCATGCCGGTGCCGCCGATGCCGACGAAATGCACGCGCGGGAACGCCTTGGCCAGGTCGCCCGTGTGTTGCAGCCGGCGGCGCAATGCCGTGCTCATGCCGGCTTCCTCATAGTGGTGGTGATGTCCAGGACGATGGCGGCGACGCGCTCGGCCGCATCCGGCCGGGCCAGCGCGCGCGCCGCCTTGGCCATCTGCAGCAGGCCTTCGCGTTCGCCCAAAATCTCGATGGTGGCCGACAGGCGCTCGGCCAGGTCGCCGCTCTGCGGCAGCAGCTGCGCCGCGCCGCGGTCGACCAGGAACTGCGCGTTCTTGGTCTGGTGGTCGTCCACCGCCTGCGGGAACGGCACCAGCACGCTGCCCACGCCGGCCGCGCACAGCTCGGCCAGGGTCAGCGCGCCAGCGCGGCAGATCACCAGATCGGCCCAGGCGTAGGCGGCGGCCATGTCGGCGATGAAGGGTTCGACCGAGGCGCTCACGCCGGCCTCGGCGTAGGCGCGCTCGGCGTCCTCGCGCAGCTTCTCGCCGCACTGGTGGCGCACTTCGCAGTTGAGCCGGCCGCGCAGCCCGGCCACGGCCTTGGGCACGGCGGCATTGAGCGCGCGCGCGCCCTGACTGCCACCCAGCACCAGCAGGCGCAGCGCGCCGCTGCGGTCGGCGAAACGCTGCTCCGGCGGCGGCAACACCGCGATCGGCGCGCGCACCGGATTGCCGACCACCTGCTCGTCGCGGCCTTCGAAGGTGTCCGGGAAGCCGGTCAGCACCGCGCGCGCGAAACGCGCGAGCACGCGGTTGGTCATGCCCGGCGCGCGGTTCTGTTCGTGCACGACCAGCGGGATGCCGGCCAGTCGCGCGGCGATGCCGCCCGGGCCCGCGGCGTAACCGCCGAAGCTGATCACCGCGCGCGGCCTGCGCGCGCGCAGTACCCGCGCCGCCGCGCGCACCGCGCCCAGCAGCTTGAACGGCGCCGCCAGCAGCGTGGCCGCGCCCTTGCCGCGGATGCCGCGCACGGCGATGGTGTCGATGGCGATGCCCTGCGGCGGCACCAGCCGGGTTTCCATGCCGCCCTCGGCGCCCAGCCACTGCACCGGCGCGCCGCGTTCGCGCAGCGCCTGGGCCACGGCCAGACCCGGGAAGATATGCCCGCCCGTGCCGCCGGCCAGGATCATCACCGGGCGCGTGTCGGAGTCGGCGCCGTGCTGGCTCATGCCGTCCTCCCCAGGCTAGGTTCGATGCGCTGGCGCAGGCGGCTGGTGCCGCGCACCGGGTCGGCGGCCACGCCCGAAGGCAGCGGATTGGCCGTGGCCGGCACGCCCGTCGAGGGCTGCCCGGCTTCGCTGCGCAGGCGCGCGACCTGGCGCTGGGCGCGGTCGAGCTCGTAGGACACGCGCAGCAGCACGCCCAACGCGGCGCAGGTCAGGATCACGCTGGAGCCGCCGGAGGAAATCATCGGCAGGGTCAGGCCCTTGGTCGGCAGCAGGCCCAGGTTCACGCCGATGGAAACGAAGCTCTGCAGGCTCATCCACAGGGCGATGCCAAAGGCGACGTAGCCGGAGAAGTGGCGGCGCATTTCCACGCACTTCAGGCCCAGCCAGAACGCGCGCCCGGCCAGCAGCGCGTACAGGCCGATCACGATGCACACGCCCAGGAAGCCGAACTCCTCGGCGATCACCGCCAGGATGAAGTCGGTATGCGCCTCGGGCAGGTAGGACAGCTTCTGCACCGACGCGCCCAGGCCCACGCCCAGCCATTCGCCGCGGCCCACCGCCATCAAGGCATTGGTCAGCTGGTAGCCGGTGTTGAACGGGTCCGACCACGGATCCAGGAACGAGGTCAGTCGGGTCACCCGGTAAGGCTCGGCGATGGCGACGATGGCCAGCACCGGCAGGCCCACCAGCACCGGGCCGAACATGCGCGGCATGTTGACCCCGCCCAGCACCAGCATGCCGGCGGTGATGGCCAGGATCAGCGAGGACGAACCGAAGTCCGGCTGCATCAGCAACAGCCCCACCAGCACCACGGCCACGCCGATGGGCTTGAGCATCGCGATCCAGGTCGCGGAGATGTCCTCGCTGAAACGCTTGAGGTAGCTGGCCAGCCAGACGATATAGAACAGCTTGACCGCTTCCACCGCCTGGAAGCCCATCACGCCGAAGTTGAGCCAGCGGCGCGCGCCGTTGACGCTCTTGCCCAGGCCGGGCACGAACACCGCCAGCAGCAGCACCACGCACACCAGCAGCAGCAGCTGGCTGTGCTGTTCGATGGTCTTGAGCTCGGTGCGCATCAGCCACGCCGCCGCGACCAGGCCCACCGCCAGGAACATGGCGTGCTTGGTCAGGAAGTAGAACGGCGCCACCTCCAGGCTCTCGGCCACGCCGATCGAGGACGAGCCGACCATGACCACGCCGACGCAGGCCAGCGCGCACGACACCGCCAGCAGCCACGGGTCGTAGCGCCCGTGGATGGCGTCCAGTCGCGTCGCTTGGCGGGCGGCGTCGGTCATCAGCGCACCTTCAAGGTCGCCAGGCCGACCAGCACCAGCACCACCGAGATGATCCAGAAGCGCACGATCACGCGCGGCTCCGGCCAACCCTTGAGCTCGAAGTGGTGATGGATCGGCGCCATCCGGAACACGCGCTTGCCGGTGAGCTTGAACGAGGCCACCTGGATCATCACCGACAGGGTCTCGATCACGAACACGCCGCCCATGACCACCAGCACCAGCTCCTGGCGCACGATCACGGCGATGGTGCCCAGCACCGCGCCCAGCGCCAGCGCGCCGATGTCGCCCATGAAGACCATGGCCGGATAGGTGTTGAACCACAAAAAGCCCAATCCGGCGCCGGCGATGGCCGCGCAGATGATCACCAGCTCGCCCGCGCCCGGCACCTGCGGAATCTGCAGGTAGTTGGAGAACACCGCATTGCCCGAGGCGTAGGCGAACACGCCCAGCGCGCAGGCCACCAGCACCGTGGGCATGATCGCCAGGCCGTCCAGGCCGTCGGTCAGGTTGACCGCGTTGGAAAAGCCCACGATCCAGAAATAGGCGATGGCGATGAAGGTCACGCCCACCAGCGGCAGGGCGATCGTCTTGAACATCGGGATATAGAACGTGGTCGCGGCCGGGGCGTCGGCGGTGTAGTACAGGAACACGCCGGCGGCCAGGCCGAAGATCGACTGCAGCAGGTACTTCCAGCGCGACTTCAGGCCGTTGGGATCGCGGTGCACGATCTTGATCCAGTCGTCGTACCAGCCGATCGCGCCGAAGGCCAGCATCACCGCGATCACCAGCCACACGTAACGGTTGCGCAGGTCGCCCCACAGCAGCACCGAGGCCAGCACCGTCATCAGGATCAGCGCGCCGCCCATGGTCGGCGTGCCGGCCTTGGAGAAGTGGCTCTGCGGGCCGTCCTTGCGGATCGGCTGGCCGCCCTTGTACTGGGCCAGCTTGCGGATCACCGCCGGGCCCCACCACAGCGA
Encoded proteins:
- a CDS encoding D-alanine--D-alanine ligase; translated protein: MSLQFAPLRVTDPAVFGRVAVLMGGTSAEREVSLDSGRGVLEALRSRGVEAFAVDGIPALIEAIQSGRVDRVFNILHGNKGGGEDGVLQGVLEALGVPYTGSDVLGSALAMDKIRTKQVWLAEGLPTPRYQRIAKGEDVHAAAQKIGLPVIIKPSSEGSSVGVSRVLKDADIDEAVDLAARYPGEMLMEQMVIGDELTVAVLINGEGYTALPSIRIVPKGEWYDYHAKYIADDTQYLCPGLEGEDEARIRDFAMRAFVAAGCKGWGRVDVMRDRDSGQLYLIEVNTAPGMTSHSLVPKAARQVGIEYDELCWRVLEATVQGGATA
- the murC gene encoding UDP-N-acetylmuramate--L-alanine ligase; its protein translation is MSTALRRRLQHTGDLAKAFPRVHFVGIGGTGMSGIAEVMCTLGYQVSGSDMADNAVTRRLASLGIAVHRGHAAANVLGSDCVVVSSAIKRDNPELMEARAQRIPVVPRAEMLAELMRFRRGIAVAGTHGKTTTTSLAASVLGEGGIDPTFVIGGQLLAAGANARLGGGQWLVAEADESDGSFLRLNPQIAIVTNIDADHLENYGGDFAKVQAAFEEFLHRLPFYGLAVLCIDDPKVAALAAETPRHVMTYGFDAAADVRAEDVEQHGGHMRFTLCLPDATRTAVTLALPGRHNVQNALAAAAVGWQLGVQPEAIARALQNFAGIGRRFNLLAQLRTAKGATVQLVDDYGHHPKELEAVFAAARGGWPDKRLVVAFQPHRYSRTRDLFDEFAAVLSSVDALVLTEVYPAGEAPIAGADAKSLARAIRARGRIDPVVVGGAGELSGVLPDVLNDGDLLLMMGAGDIGHAAQQIASQGFQGEPK
- the murG gene encoding undecaprenyldiphospho-muramoylpentapeptide beta-N-acetylglucosaminyltransferase, which gives rise to MSQHGADSDTRPVMILAGGTGGHIFPGLAVAQALRERGAPVQWLGAEGGMETRLVPPQGIAIDTIAVRGIRGKGAATLLAAPFKLLGAVRAAARVLRARRPRAVISFGGYAAGPGGIAARLAGIPLVVHEQNRAPGMTNRVLARFARAVLTGFPDTFEGRDEQVVGNPVRAPIAVLPPPEQRFADRSGALRLLVLGGSQGARALNAAVPKAVAGLRGRLNCEVRHQCGEKLREDAERAYAEAGVSASVEPFIADMAAAYAWADLVICRAGALTLAELCAAGVGSVLVPFPQAVDDHQTKNAQFLVDRGAAQLLPQSGDLAERLSATIEILGEREGLLQMAKAARALARPDAAERVAAIVLDITTTMRKPA
- the ftsW gene encoding putative lipid II flippase FtsW; protein product: MTDAARQATRLDAIHGRYDPWLLAVSCALACVGVVMVGSSSIGVAESLEVAPFYFLTKHAMFLAVGLVAAAWLMRTELKTIEQHSQLLLLVCVVLLLAVFVPGLGKSVNGARRWLNFGVMGFQAVEAVKLFYIVWLASYLKRFSEDISATWIAMLKPIGVAVVLVGLLLMQPDFGSSSLILAITAGMLVLGGVNMPRMFGPVLVGLPVLAIVAIAEPYRVTRLTSFLDPWSDPFNTGYQLTNALMAVGRGEWLGVGLGASVQKLSYLPEAHTDFILAVIAEEFGFLGVCIVIGLYALLAGRAFWLGLKCVEMRRHFSGYVAFGIALWMSLQSFVSIGVNLGLLPTKGLTLPMISSGGSSVILTCAALGVLLRVSYELDRAQRQVARLRSEAGQPSTGVPATANPLPSGVAADPVRGTSRLRQRIEPSLGRTA
- the mraY gene encoding phospho-N-acetylmuramoyl-pentapeptide-transferase produces the protein MLLELTRWLEQLQSLFGLFGYLTFRGILSALTALGLSLWWGPAVIRKLAQYKGGQPIRKDGPQSHFSKAGTPTMGGALILMTVLASVLLWGDLRNRYVWLVIAVMLAFGAIGWYDDWIKIVHRDPNGLKSRWKYLLQSIFGLAAGVFLYYTADAPAATTFYIPMFKTIALPLVGVTFIAIAYFWIVGFSNAVNLTDGLDGLAIMPTVLVACALGVFAYASGNAVFSNYLQIPQVPGAGELVIICAAIAGAGLGFLWFNTYPAMVFMGDIGALALGAVLGTIAVIVRQELVLVVMGGVFVIETLSVMIQVASFKLTGKRVFRMAPIHHHFELKGWPEPRVIVRFWIISVVLVLVGLATLKVR